The following are encoded in a window of Haliotis asinina isolate JCU_RB_2024 chromosome 14, JCU_Hal_asi_v2, whole genome shotgun sequence genomic DNA:
- the LOC137260702 gene encoding beta-1,4-galactosyltransferase galt-1-like — MSSPLNILPVNYPGPPYNNLTRCYPAIHGNFTDVNTLVTALETGRYFGTDKFVFYNYSIPEQVNKVLLQYEREGIVEMRKWKLPFPPLEIHYWGQMASSHDCVFSQLGIAKYVLLADIDEIIVPKNNISLVALADRRLNTINPRTQNVYGALMFQNAFFALYEKETKYVFPEKEIAKKFKLRAFLHTKRSRINPPKSRSKLLVKPEAVELLHVHIIVKFRPGWETYVVNPNVALMHHYREEYDNQSLSPWRQDVTFIKYSSSLVPKLTKRLSYLQHKLGIQI; from the coding sequence ATGTCCTCCCCCCTCAACATCCTTCCTGTGAACTACCCCGGACCCCCATACAACAACCTCACCCGCTGCTACCCTGCCATTCATGGGAACTTCACCGACGTCAACACGCTAGTCACCGCGTTGGAGACCGGCAGATACTTCGGGACAGACAAGTTTGTCTTCTACAATTACAGCATACCTGAACAGGTCAACAAGGTTCTGCTGCAGTATGAAAGAGAAGGCATTGTGGAGATGAGGAAATGGAAGCTGCCATTTCCCCCGCTGGAAATCCACTACTGGGGACAAATGGCGAGTAGCCATGACTGTGTCTTCTCTCAGCTGGGAATAGCAAAATACGTTCTTCTAGCAGACATAGATGAAATTATTGTGCCTAAGAATAATATTTCATTAGTGGCTCTGGCTGACAGACGATTGAATACAATTAATCCACGTACACAGAACGTATATGGAGCTCTTATGTTCCAAAATGCATTTTTTGCACTCTATGAGAAAGAGACAAAATACGTCTTTCCGGAAAAAGAGATTGCGAAGAAATTCAAACTAAGGGCTTTCCTACATACAAAGAGGTCACGCATAAATCCTCCAAAAAGCAGATCAAAACTTCTCGTGAAGCCCGAGGCTGTGGAGTTGCTTCATGTTCACATCATCGTGAAGTTCCGTCCAGGATGGGAGACGTATGTAGTCAACCCCAATGTGGCCCTGATGCACCATTACCGGGAGGAATATGACAATCAGAGCCTTAGCCCCTGGCGTCAAGATGTTACCTTTATTAAATACAGCAGTTCCCTGGTACCCAAGTTAACGAAACGACTTTCATATCTGCAGCATAAACTGGGGATACAAATATGA